A part of Oncorhynchus masou masou isolate Uvic2021 chromosome 21, UVic_Omas_1.1, whole genome shotgun sequence genomic DNA contains:
- the tmem30b gene encoding cell cycle control protein 50B, translated as MMKEELETANRPDNTAFTQQRLPAWQPMLSAGIVIPGFVLIGLAFIGIGVALFITSQNITVLEKDYTGVETTSDCYKCSNPSDKNCTCKLEFSLSNLFEGPVFFYYGLSNYFQSQRSYGASKDEYQLSGDLAYFKTPISACSPYQYDANQNPIVPCGALANSMFNDTFKLYQIVNGTKKLVPFDGKGIAWWTDYNIKYRNPSVTPLKNAFNGTVKPSFWSKPAYELDTSDPSNNGFVNQDFLVWMRRAALPDFRKLYRRITEGDYARGLPAGNYSLEIAYNYPVLSFGGRKKVVFSNVSWMGGKNQFLGIAYLVVGSLCVVMSMVMLIVYAKFKFPEDD; from the exons ATGATGAAAGAAGAGCTAGAAACGGCCAACCGGCCAGACAACACAGCCTTCACACAGCAGAGACTCCCTGCTTGGCAGCCCATGCTGTCGGCTGGTATCGTAATCCCTGGGTTTGTGCTCATTGGCCTGGCATTCATTGGCATAGGTGTTGCCCTCTTCATCACCTCACAGAACATCACAGTGTTGGAG AAAGATTACACCGGAGTAGAGACCACCTCAGACTGCTACAAGTGCTCCAACCCCAGCGACAAGAACTGTACGTGCAAACTGGAGTTCTCCCTCTCCAATCTGTTTGAG GGTCCTGTGTTTTTCTACTATGGTCTGTCCAACTACTTTCAGAGCCAACGCTCATATGGGGCTTCAAAAGATGAGTACCAGCTCTCAGGGGATCTGGCCTACTTTAAG ACACCTATTTCTGCATGCTCTCCCTATCAGTACGATGCCAACCAAAATCCAATTGTGCCCTGTGGAGCATTAGCAAACAGCATGTTCAATG ACACCTTTAAGCTCTATCAGATCGTGAACGGTACCAAGAAGCTTGTTCCCTTTGATGGAAAAGGAATAGCATGGTGGACTGACTACAACATCAAATACAGGAACCCCTCTGTTACGCCTCTAAAGAACGCATTCAATG GTACTGTGAAGCCATCCTTTTGGTCCAAGCCGGCTTATGAGCTGGACACCTCTGACCCATCCAACAACGGCTTCGTGAACCAGGACTTCCTGGTGTGGATGAGAAGGGCTGCCCTGCCAGACTTCAGGAAGCTGTATCGACGAATCACAGAGGGTGACTACGCCAGGGGCCTACCTGCAGGGAACTACTCCCTTGAAATCGCCTACA ACTATCCCGTGTTGAGCTTCGGTGGGAGGAAGAAGGTGGTCTTCAGCAACGTGTCCTGGATGGGTGGAAAGAACCAGTTCCTGGGCATCGCTTACCTGGTGGTTGGATCTTTGTGTGTTGTCATGTCAATGGTTATGCTCATTGTGTATGCCAAGTTCAAGTTCCCTGAGGATGATTAA